A region from the Penaeus monodon isolate SGIC_2016 chromosome 17, NSTDA_Pmon_1, whole genome shotgun sequence genome encodes:
- the LOC119583278 gene encoding mucin-5AC-like, with product MKLYIQSSIPPDWKSNLFIYILLAGSTPASTASMISTETDAILPTTTDLATNSTEKSLETVTLPETSTIEGETIFETVTLPETSTIEGETIFETVTLPETSTVEGETIFETVTLPETSTVEGETVFETVTLPETSTIEGETVFETVTLPETSTIEGETVFETVTLPETSTVEGETLFETVTLLEASTTDADIFFETVTVPESTRSPGTPTMPPSSPTAPAATTVLTELEQRKKQLEEEVKQLRSAIAANNATASALAETEAALQRVIDAISNSGRHKRRRRSPTYAVNQGDDTVTVDPYCEVNEDNALTGDPTDLLLTMINDLSTKLSNLTTDQITCFNELIGHFATLIENGTFVIDSSVVANITAAAEAASSAVGEQVESLETLISNLQAQVEEKIAALNELESDPTSTAASTETDTISETSTIVTETVFETITLPETTTIETEIETSTIILPETSTLETETAFETITLPETSTIILPETSTIILPETSTIETETIFETVTVPETSTIILPETSTIETETVFETVTVPETSTIILPETSTIETETIFETVTVPETSTIILPETSTVETETIFETVTLPETTTIETETVFETITLPETSTSKIEYETSETPETQTALETVIQPETPTPEPPGPAPTTEESSDRETELRNQIAELSQRTGNLEDADESLSDFNTAVANTRKRRSASFAISEDGQDITIDPYCGVNSEDSLAGNTSSVLLAVLTDLSEEVSNLTTDQISCFSQLFEKFTAFIENGTITIDPLFKSSIINAVNAAREAVGEELSDVQALLADLQEELDALTGGTTTWKQRIVIFLQVSQM from the exons atgaaattgtaCATTCAATCTTCTATTCCTCCTGATTGGAAAAGCAATCTCTTTATTTACATACTCTTGGCAGGTTCGACTCCAGCGAGCACCGCCTCAATGATTTCAACGGAAACGGATGCAATACTACCCACAACCACAGATCTGGCTACAAACTCCACTGAGAAATCGCTAGAAACAGTTACCTTACCTGAAACATCGACCATTGAAGGGGAAACTATATTTGAAACAGTGACGCTTCCTGAAACATCGACCATTGAAGGGGAAACTATATTTGAAACAGTGACGCTTCCTGAAACATCGACCGTTGAAGGGGAAACTATATTTGAAACAGTGACGCTTCCTGAAACATCGACCGTTGAAGGGGAAACTGTCTTTGAAACAGTGACGCTTCCGGAAACATCGACCATTGAAGGGGAAACTGTCTTTGAAACAGTGACGCTTCCTGAAACATCGACCATTGAAGGAGAAACTGTCTTTGAAACAGTGACGCTTCCTGAAACATCGACCGTTGAAGGAGAAACTCTCTTTGAAACAGTGACGCTTCTTGAAGCATCAACCACTGACGCAGATATTTTCTTTGAAACAGTAACGGTTCCTGAATCCACTCGTTCTCCAGGAACACCTACAATGCCCCCATCTTCACCAACAGCACCTGCAGCAACAACTGTTTTGACAGAACTGGAACAAAGGAAGAAACAACTGGAAGAGGAGGTGAAACAGCTTCGATCTGCAATTGCTGCCAACAACGCAACCGCCAGTGCTCTTGCAGAAACGGAAGCAGCGTTGCAGCGAGTCATTGATGCCATAAGTAATAGTGGGAGGCACAAGAGGAGAAGACGATCCCCTACTTATGCTGTCAACCAAGGTGACGACACTGTGACAGTCGATCCATATTGTGAGGTAAATGAGGACAATGCCTTAACTGGGGACCCGACAGATCTGCTTCTTACAATGATCAATGATCTCTCCACCAAGCTATCCAACCTCACAACCGACCAAATCACCTGTTTCAATGAACTCATTGGTCATTTTGCCACACTCATAGAGAATGGAACCTTCGTCATCGATTCTAGTGTAGTCGCCAATATTACAGCCGCTGCAGAGGCAGCAAGTAGCGCCGTAGGAGAACAGGTAGAGTCTTTAGAGACCCTCATTTCGAATCTACAGGCGCAGGTAGAGGAAAAAATTGCCGCACTCAATGAACTGGAGAGTGATCCTACGTCTACAGCAG CTTCGACAGAGACCGATACTATCTCTGAGACTTCAACTATCGTAACAGAAACTGTTTTTGAAACAATTACGTTACCTGAAACAACGACCATTGAAACAGAAATTGAAACATCGACTATAATTTTGCCTGAAACATCGACACTTGAGACAGAGACTGCTTTTGAAACAATTACCTTACCTGAAACATCGACAATAATTTTGCCTGAAACATCGACAATAATTTTACCTGAAACATCGACAATTGAAACAGAAACTATTTTTGAAACTGTTACCGTACCTGAAACATCGACAATAATTTTGCCTGAAACATCGACAATTGAAACAGAAACTGTTTTTGAAACTGTTACCGTACCTGAAACATCGACAATAATTTTACCTGAAACATCGACAATTGAAACAGAAACTATTTTTGAAACTGTTACCGTACCTGAAACATCGACAATAATTTTACCTGAAACATCGACAGTTGAAACAGAAACTATTTTTGAAACTGTTACGTTACCCGAAACAACGACCATTGAAACTGAAACTGTTTTTGAAACAATTACCTTGCCTGAAACATCGACTTCTAAAATAGAATATGAAACTTCTGAAACACCTGAAACACAAACTGCTCTCGAAACAGTTATCCAGCCTGAAACACCGACCCCTGAGCCGCCTGGTCCCGCACCTACCACAGAAGAGAGCAGCGACCGCGAGACCGAGCTTCGGAACCAGATCGCAGAGCTGAGTCAGAGAACAGGTAACCTTGAAGACGCAGACGAGTCTCTCAGCGATTTCAACACCGCCGTTGCAAATACAAGAAAGCGCCGTTCTGCTTCGTTTGCCATCAGTGAGGACGGTCAGGATATCACTATCGACCCTTACTGCGGCGTCAATAGCGAGGACAGCCTGGCTGGCAATACGTCATCTGTGCTTTTGGCAGTGCTGACTGATCTTTCAGAAGAGGTGTCCAATCTCACGACAGACCAGATCAGCTGCTTCAGTCAACTCTTTGAAAAATTCACTGCATTCATAGAGAATGGGACTATCACCATCGACCCTCTGTTTAAGAGTAGTATTATTAATGCTGTAAATGCTGCACGTGAAGCTGTGGGAGAAGAGCTTTCCGACGTTCAGGCTCTCTTAGCTGACCTGCAGGAAGAACTAGACGCTCTGACTGGGGGAACAACAACCTGGAAACAACGAATAGTCATATTTTTACAAGTCAGTCAGATGTAG